In one Anaerolineales bacterium genomic region, the following are encoded:
- a CDS encoding CTP synthase, with the protein VEILPNTLAHRAYGTDSAAEVYRCRYGLNPAYRHDFFNAEMVVSGIDADGEVRIVELKEHPFFIATLFVPQHRSKPEVPHPLITAYLEAALDSL; encoded by the coding sequence GTAGAAATACTGCCCAACACATTGGCGCATAGAGCATACGGAACCGACTCGGCAGCGGAGGTATACCGCTGCCGCTACGGTCTAAACCCTGCGTATCGGCACGATTTTTTCAACGCTGAAATGGTCGTTTCGGGAATCGATGCGGACGGAGAAGTGCGCATCGTCGAACTCAAGGAGCATCCCTTCTTCATCGCCACATTGTTCGTGCCGCAGCATCGGTCGAAGCCGGAGGTTCCTCACCCCCTGATCACCGCCTACCTGGAAGCCGCGCTTGACTCCCTGTAG